Proteins found in one Amycolatopsis umgeniensis genomic segment:
- a CDS encoding CAP domain-containing protein encodes MIASASYLMVTDRFQGTALSNLSLSVPDTKGRPGDALAMPPAYLGQTSAPAPAGPGPGSSAPTSSSEAPPTSSAAPSSSSAPAEPPVQSSEAPKPTSSKAPVPPRSQDSSLAGQVIDLVNSERADAGCSPVSNESHLAAAAQGHSDDMSARNYFSHTTPEGTTFDQRIRAAGYDKPGAENIAKGQSNAAKVMDAWMNSEGHRANILNCKLKKIGVGVNTKGMYWTQNFGY; translated from the coding sequence GTGATCGCCAGCGCGAGCTACCTGATGGTGACCGATCGGTTCCAGGGCACTGCGCTGAGTAACCTGTCACTGAGCGTCCCCGACACCAAGGGCAGACCCGGCGACGCACTCGCGATGCCTCCCGCCTACCTCGGTCAGACGTCGGCCCCCGCACCGGCCGGTCCCGGGCCCGGCTCGTCCGCGCCGACGTCGTCTTCGGAAGCTCCTCCGACCTCCTCGGCCGCGCCCAGCTCCTCCTCCGCTCCGGCTGAGCCGCCCGTCCAGTCCTCCGAGGCTCCCAAGCCCACGTCGAGCAAGGCGCCGGTGCCGCCCCGCTCGCAGGACAGTTCACTCGCCGGTCAGGTCATCGACCTCGTGAACTCCGAGCGCGCCGACGCGGGCTGCTCGCCGGTGAGCAACGAGTCGCATCTCGCCGCGGCGGCGCAGGGCCACAGCGACGACATGTCCGCCCGCAACTACTTCTCGCACACCACGCCGGAAGGCACCACGTTCGACCAGCGCATCCGGGCCGCCGGCTACGACAAGCCCGGCGCCGAGAACATCGCCAAGGGGCAGTCGAACGCCGCCAAGGTGATGGACGCCTGGATGAACTCCGAGGGCCACCGCGCGAACATCCTCAACTGCAAGCTGAAGAAGATCGGCGTCGGCGTCAACACCAAGGGTATGTACTGGACGCAGAACTTCGGCTACTGA